A single genomic interval of Antarcticibacterium arcticum harbors:
- a CDS encoding GIY-YIG nuclease family protein — translation MKLYYVYIVECIDELLYTGITNNVARRLEEHNSGLNKNCFTFKRRPVEIKFQQEFLDVIQAIYFEKKIKKWSAQKKRALINGEFDLLQILAECRNATHHKYKPE, via the coding sequence ATGAAACTGTACTATGTATATATTGTAGAATGCATTGACGAACTACTTTATACAGGTATAACCAATAATGTGGCACGAAGGTTAGAGGAACATAATTCTGGCTTAAATAAAAATTGCTTTACGTTTAAAAGAAGGCCTGTGGAAATTAAGTTTCAACAAGAATTTCTGGATGTTATTCAGGCTATTTATTTTGAAAAGAAAATTAAAAAATGGAGTGCTCAAAAGAAACGGGCATTAATTAATGGAGAGTTCGATCTTTTACAAATACTAGCGGAATGCCGAAATGCTACCCATCATAAGTATAAGCCGGAGTAG
- a CDS encoding histone deacetylase family protein: MLKIACHPIYKHSLPEGHRFPMEKYELLPKQLLHEGTCTPENFFEPKTAGGEDVLRVHTRDYFQKLKDLKIDARASRKTGFPLSKGLVEREFIIAGGTIKAAELALQYGIAMNIAGGTHHAYSGHGEAFCLLNDQAIAARYLQHNKLAEKILMVDLDVHQGNGTAKIFEEDPSVFTFSMHGRNNYPFKKEKSNLDIDLPDGTKDDEYLSVLKDTLPGLLEKQKPDFIFYLSGVDILHTDKLGKLGCTIEGCRERDRFVLQVCHDLKIPVQVSMGGGYSPDIKIIIEAHANTYRLAQNIYF, encoded by the coding sequence ATGCTCAAAATCGCCTGTCATCCTATCTACAAGCATTCTTTGCCCGAAGGACACAGGTTTCCTATGGAGAAGTATGAGCTTTTGCCAAAGCAATTATTACATGAAGGCACATGCACACCAGAAAATTTCTTTGAACCGAAGACGGCAGGCGGGGAAGATGTTTTGAGAGTCCATACCCGCGATTATTTTCAGAAATTAAAGGATCTTAAAATTGATGCCCGTGCTTCGCGCAAAACAGGATTTCCGCTTTCTAAGGGCCTCGTTGAAAGGGAGTTCATAATTGCTGGTGGAACTATAAAAGCAGCAGAACTTGCACTCCAATATGGGATTGCTATGAATATTGCAGGAGGTACACATCACGCATACTCCGGCCACGGGGAAGCCTTTTGTTTACTGAATGACCAGGCGATAGCCGCAAGATATCTTCAGCATAATAAACTGGCAGAGAAAATCCTTATGGTAGACCTTGATGTACACCAGGGTAATGGCACCGCAAAAATTTTCGAAGAAGATCCTTCTGTCTTTACATTTTCAATGCACGGAAGGAATAATTATCCTTTTAAAAAAGAAAAGTCTAACCTGGATATTGATCTTCCCGATGGGACAAAAGATGATGAATACCTAAGCGTTTTAAAAGATACTTTACCGGGCTTACTGGAAAAACAGAAACCGGACTTTATATTTTACCTGAGCGGAGTTGATATTCTTCATACCGACAAACTGGGGAAGTTGGGTTGCACAATCGAGGGTTGCAGGGAACGGGACCGCTTTGTCCTGCAGGTATGTCACGATCTTAAAATTCCTGTGCAGGTAAGTATGGGCGGGGGATATTCTCCCGATATAAAGATTATTATTGAAGCTCACGCCAATACATACAGACTGGCACAGAATATTTATTTTTAA
- a CDS encoding single-stranded DNA-binding protein yields the protein MSTLRNKVQLIGHVGNTPEILNLETGKKLAKFSIATNESYKNSKGEKVTDTQWHNIVAWGKTAELIEKFAPKGKEVGIEGKLTTRSYEDKEGVKRYITEIVCSELLLMGK from the coding sequence ATGAGCACTTTAAGAAACAAAGTACAATTGATTGGACACGTAGGTAATACTCCTGAGATCCTGAATCTTGAAACCGGTAAAAAACTGGCTAAATTCTCCATTGCCACCAATGAGTCTTACAAAAATTCCAAAGGAGAAAAAGTTACAGACACCCAGTGGCATAATATTGTGGCCTGGGGTAAAACCGCAGAACTTATTGAAAAGTTTGCGCCCAAAGGAAAGGAAGTGGGAATAGAAGGAAAACTTACCACCCGCAGCTATGAAGATAAGGAGGGTGTTAAAAGGTATATCACAGAGATAGTGTGCAGTGAGCTGTTGTTAATGGGAAAATAA